The Cucumis melo cultivar AY chromosome 5, USDA_Cmelo_AY_1.0, whole genome shotgun sequence genome has a segment encoding these proteins:
- the LOC103496962 gene encoding ER lumen protein-retaining receptor-like — translation MKMNVFRLAGDMTHLSSILVLLLKIHTIKSCAGISLKTQELYALVFITRYLDIFDRFTSIYNLLMKLIFLASSLSIVWYMRRHKAVRRSYDKDQDTFRHQFIVLPCLLLALVINHKLTFKEVMWTFSLYLEAVAILPQLVLLQRTRNIDTLTGQYVFLLGAYRVLYLLNWVYRYFTEPHFVRWITWIAGLMQTLLYADFFYYYILSWKNNVKLELPA, via the exons ATGAAGATGAATGTTTTCAGATTGGCTGGGGATATGACCCATTTGTCCAGTATTTTGGTTTTACTTCTCAAAATCCATACTATCAAGTCTTGTGCTG GCATTTCTTTGAAGACTCAAGAACTTTACGCCCTGGTGTTTATTACCCGTTATTTGGACATTTTTGACCGATTTACATCAATATATAATTtgctaatgaaattaatattCCTGGCGAGTTCTCTATCCATTGTTTGGTACATGCGACGTCACAAAGCCGTGCGTAGGTCATATGATAAGGACCAGGACACGTTTCGCCACCAATTTATCGTGTTGCCTTGTCTGTTGTTGGCACTAGTTATTAATCATAAACTTACATTTAAAGAG GTAATGTGGACGTTTTCCCTATATCTCGAAGCCGTTGCCATTCTTCCTCAATTGGTGTTGCTACAAAGGACAAGGAATATCGATACTTTAACAGGACAATACGTTTTCCTTCTTGG TGCCTACCGTGTGTTGTACTTGCTAAATTGGGTCTATCGCTACTTCACCGAACCTCACTTTGTCCGCTGGATAA CTTGGATAGCTGGTCTCATGCAAACATTGCTGTATGCCGATTTCTTTTACTACTACATCTTAAG CTGGAAGAACAACGTCAAACTTGAGTTACCAGCTTAA
- the LOC103496961 gene encoding uncharacterized protein LOC103496961 isoform X2, producing MTPSRYSTRLSDPENAKVIEWEDFEQELARLWSLSSALQEAKQQKESLKQKLDSLIQIDSQSVSRSNELAEMREKLEARKCIMENMGMRSKLVSEDVKKQEESLSIEVRSLLVAGTALSKARKRLQESNRLLSGEEGYDRLKSLQKTLRRRQQFMISQVAFLYPVKISTGPAKDQELESFPSTSRLGNSSGSKPVNHGSLTILGLNLNVLPFKKMSFFSDKKETQRSASALGYVAHAVSLISSYLKVPLRYPLRLGGSRSYLCDYAPSIEPTSSASLSTTQPSTNLKHVEFPLFLDGQDTTRAAYAVFLLNKDLEQLLNFIGVKSLGPRHILANLKELFRVIQSADYIDK from the exons ATGACGCCGAGCCGTT acTCCACCAGATTATCGGATCCGGAAAATGCCAAGGTTATTGAATGGGAGGACTTCGAACAAGAGCTTGCCAGGCTATGGAGTCTCTCTTCGGCACTCCAGGAAGCGAAGCAACAAAAAGAATCTCTTAAGCAAAAGCTTGACTCCTTAATTCAG ATTGATTCCCAGTCAGTTAGTCGGTCAAATGAGCTTGCTGAGATGCGCGAGAAACTTGAAGCGAGGAAATGTATTATGGAGAATATGGGGATGCGTTCTAAACTTGTATCAGAGGATGTGAAGAAACAAGAGGAAAGTCTTAGCATTGAAGTCAGATCACTTTTGGTTGCTGGGACTGCTTTATCTAAAGCTAGGAAGCGATTGCAG GAGTCAAATAGATTACTTTCTGGGGAAGAAGGCTATGATCGCCTTAAAAGCTTACAGAAGACGCTGAGAAGAAGACAGCAATTTATGATTTCACAAGTTGCATTTCTCTATCCCGTAAAAATATCGACTGGACCTGCTAAGGATCAAGAGCTCGAATCATTTCCCAGCACTAGTAGATTAG GGAATTCTTCTGGATCTAAACCTGTCAATCATGGATCTTTGACAATATTAGGTCTAAATTTGAATGTGCTTCCATTTAAAAAGATGAGCTTCTTCAGCGACAAGAAAGAGACTCAGAGGTCTGCATCTGCCTTGGGATACGTAGCTCAT GCTGTCTCCCTTATATCTTCATATCTAAAAGTTCCCTTACGCTACCCTTTACGCTTGGGTGGTTCTCGTTCCTACCTTTGTGACTACGCACCTTCAATAGAACCCACGTCATCTGCTTCCTTATCCACCACTCAACCTTCCACAAATTTGAAGCATGTCGAGTTCCCACTCTTTTTAGATGGACAAGATACAACGAGAGCTGCTTATGCTGTATTTCTGTTAAACAAG GACTTGGAGCAACTTCTGAACTTTATTGGCGTGAAGAGTTTGGGCCCACGTCATATATTGGCTAACTTGAAGGAGCTTTTCAGGGTCATCCAATCTGCAGATTATATTGATAAGTGA
- the LOC103496959 gene encoding uncharacterized protein LOC103496959, whose protein sequence is MAGLSLQCGDCGALFKSVEEAQQHAELTSHSNFSESTEAVLNLVCTACGKPCRSKTESDLHTKRTGHTEFADKTLEAAKPISLEARKVDVEAEDGGDASASKSEEMVVPEVNKNILEELEAMGFPTARATRALFYSGNASLEAAVNWVVEHENDPEIDQMPLVPKDTKVEAPKPSLTPEQLKAKQQELRERARKKKEEEEKIAEREREKERIRIGKELLEAKRIEEENERKRILALRKAEKEEEKRAREKIRQKLEEDKAERRRRLGLPPEDPSTAKPPAPVVEEKKMSLPVRPASKAEQMRECLRSLKSNHKEDDAKVKRAFQTLLTYVGNVVKNPDEEKFRKIRLSNQTFQDRVGTLRGGIEFLELCGFEKIEGGEFLFLPRNKVDRAVLNTAGSELDSAIKNPFFGVL, encoded by the exons ATGGCCGGCCTATCGCTCCAGTGCGGAGATTGTGGCGCACTCTTCAAATCCGTAGAAGAAGCTCAACAACATGCCGAACTCACTTCTCACTCCAACTTCTCCGAGTCCACCGAAGCAGTGCTCAATCTCGTCTGCACTGCTTGCGGCAAGCCCTGCCGGTCTAAGACG GAAAGTGATTTGCATACGAAAAGGACTGGCCATACCGAGTTTGCTGATAAGACTTTGGAGGCTGCAAAACCAATAAGTTTGGAGGCCCGAAAGGTAGATGTGGAAGCGGAAGATGGCGGAGATGCAAGTGCTAGCAAGTCTGAAG AAATGGTTGTGCCTGAGGTGAACAAGAATATATTAGAGGAACTTGAAGCTATGGGCTTTCCAACAGCACGAGCAACCCGTGCACTCTTTTATTCTG GTAATGCTAGTCTTGAGGCAGCAGTCAATTGGGTAGTTGAACATGAGAATGATCCAGAGATAGATCAGATGCCTTTG GTTCCCAAGGACACAAAGGTTGAGGCTCCAAAGCCTTCTCTTACACCCGAGCAATTGAAAGCAAAACAGCAGGAGCTAAG GGAACGGGCtaggaagaaaaaagaggaggaaGAGAAGATAGCGGAAAGAGAAAGGGAAAAG GAGAGAATTCGAATTGGGAAGGAGCTCTTAGAAGCGAAAAGGATCGAGGaagaaaatgagagaaaaaG AATATTAGCCTTGAGAAAAGccgaaaaagaagaagagaaaagagcCAGGGAGAAAATTCGTCAAAAACTTGAAGAGGACAAG GCAGAAAGAAGACGGAGGCTTGGATTGCCACCAGAAGATCCTTCAACTGCAAAACCTCCGGCACCTGTTGTTGAAGAGAAAAAG ATGTCTTTACCAGTTAGACCTGCTTCAAAGGCAGAGCAAATGAGAGAATGTTTGCGATCATTAAAGTCCAATCACAAG GAGGACGATGCTAAAGTGAAGAGAGCGTTTCAAACCCTTCTAACTTATGTGGGAAACGTGGTGAAAAATCCTGATGAAGAGAAATTCAGAAAAATAAGACTTAGCAACCAAACTTTCCAG GATAGAGTGGGTACACTGAGAGGAGGAATTGAGTTTCTAGAGCTGTGTGGGTTCGAGAAAATCGAAGGTGGCGAGTTCTTATTTCTGCCCAGAAACAAGGTTGACAGGGCAGTGCTAAATACAGCTGGCTCTGAGCTCGACTCTGCTATTAAAAATCCTTTCTTTGGCGTCCTCTAA
- the LOC103496961 gene encoding uncharacterized protein LOC103496961 isoform X1, with product MENDKPLSSSSSSSDSTRLSDPENAKVIEWEDFEQELARLWSLSSALQEAKQQKESLKQKLDSLIQIDSQSVSRSNELAEMREKLEARKCIMENMGMRSKLVSEDVKKQEESLSIEVRSLLVAGTALSKARKRLQESNRLLSGEEGYDRLKSLQKTLRRRQQFMISQVAFLYPVKISTGPAKDQELESFPSTSRLGNSSGSKPVNHGSLTILGLNLNVLPFKKMSFFSDKKETQRSASALGYVAHAVSLISSYLKVPLRYPLRLGGSRSYLCDYAPSIEPTSSASLSTTQPSTNLKHVEFPLFLDGQDTTRAAYAVFLLNKDLEQLLNFIGVKSLGPRHILANLKELFRVIQSADYIDK from the exons ATGGAAAACGACAAacccctttcttcttcttcttcttcttcagacTCCACCAGATTATCGGATCCGGAAAATGCCAAGGTTATTGAATGGGAGGACTTCGAACAAGAGCTTGCCAGGCTATGGAGTCTCTCTTCGGCACTCCAGGAAGCGAAGCAACAAAAAGAATCTCTTAAGCAAAAGCTTGACTCCTTAATTCAG ATTGATTCCCAGTCAGTTAGTCGGTCAAATGAGCTTGCTGAGATGCGCGAGAAACTTGAAGCGAGGAAATGTATTATGGAGAATATGGGGATGCGTTCTAAACTTGTATCAGAGGATGTGAAGAAACAAGAGGAAAGTCTTAGCATTGAAGTCAGATCACTTTTGGTTGCTGGGACTGCTTTATCTAAAGCTAGGAAGCGATTGCAG GAGTCAAATAGATTACTTTCTGGGGAAGAAGGCTATGATCGCCTTAAAAGCTTACAGAAGACGCTGAGAAGAAGACAGCAATTTATGATTTCACAAGTTGCATTTCTCTATCCCGTAAAAATATCGACTGGACCTGCTAAGGATCAAGAGCTCGAATCATTTCCCAGCACTAGTAGATTAG GGAATTCTTCTGGATCTAAACCTGTCAATCATGGATCTTTGACAATATTAGGTCTAAATTTGAATGTGCTTCCATTTAAAAAGATGAGCTTCTTCAGCGACAAGAAAGAGACTCAGAGGTCTGCATCTGCCTTGGGATACGTAGCTCAT GCTGTCTCCCTTATATCTTCATATCTAAAAGTTCCCTTACGCTACCCTTTACGCTTGGGTGGTTCTCGTTCCTACCTTTGTGACTACGCACCTTCAATAGAACCCACGTCATCTGCTTCCTTATCCACCACTCAACCTTCCACAAATTTGAAGCATGTCGAGTTCCCACTCTTTTTAGATGGACAAGATACAACGAGAGCTGCTTATGCTGTATTTCTGTTAAACAAG GACTTGGAGCAACTTCTGAACTTTATTGGCGTGAAGAGTTTGGGCCCACGTCATATATTGGCTAACTTGAAGGAGCTTTTCAGGGTCATCCAATCTGCAGATTATATTGATAAGTGA
- the EF1 gene encoding elongation factor 1-alpha: protein MGKEKTHINIVVIGHVDSGKSTTTGHLIYKLGGIDKRVIERFEKEAAEMNKRSFKYAWVLDKLKAERERGITIDIALWKFETTKYYCTVIDAPGHRDFIKNMITGTSQADCAVLIIDSTTGGFEAGISKDGQTREHALLAFTLGVKQMICCCNKMDATTPKYSKARYDEIVKEVSSYLKKVGYNPDKIPFVPISGFEGDNMIERSTNLDWYKGPTLLEALDLISEPKRPSDKPLRLPLQDVYKIGGIGTVPVGRVETGILKPGMVVTFGPTGLTTEVKSVEMHHESLPEALPGDNVGFNVKNVAVKDLKRGFVASNSKDDPAKEAANFTSQVIIMNHPGQIGNGYAPVLDCHTSHIAVKFAEILTKIDRRSGKELEKEPKFLKNGDAGMVKMVPTKPMVVETFSSYPPLGRFAVRDMRQTVAVGVIKSVEKKDPTGAKVTKSAVKKK from the exons ATGGGTAAGGAAAAGACTCATATCAACATCGTGGTTATTGGCCATGTCGACTCTGGGAAGTCGACCACCACTGGTCATCTTATCTACAAGCTTGGAGGAATTGACAAGCGTGTGATTGAGAGATTCGAGAAGGAAGCCGCTGAGATGAACAAGAGGTCATTCAAGTATGCTTGGGTGCTCGACAAACTTAAGGCGGAGCGTGAACGTGGTATTACCATTGACATTGCCCTGTGGAAGTTTGAGACCACCAAGTACTACTGCACAGTCATCGATGCTCCCGGACATCGTGACTTTATCAAGAACATGATTACTGGAACCTCACAGGCTGACTGTGCTGTCCTCATTATTGACTCCACCACTGGTGGTTTTGAGGCTGGTATTTCTAAGGATGGTCAGACTCGTGAGCATGCTCTTCTCGCTTTCACCCTTGGTGTCAAGCAAATGATCTGCTGCTGCAACAAG ATGGATGCCACCACTCCCAAATACTCCAAGGCAAGGTACGATGAAATCGTGAAGGAAGTCTCATCTTACCTCAAGAAGGTCGGATACAACCCAGACAAAATCCCCTTCGTTCCAATCTCTGGTTTCGAGGGTGACAACATGATTGAGAGGTCCACCAACCTTGACTGGTACAAGGGACCAACCCTTCTTGAGGCTCTTGACTTGATCTCTGAGCCCAAGAGGCCCTCAGACAAGCCCCTCCGTCTCCCACTTCAGGACGTTTACAAGATTGGTGGTATTGGAACTGTCCCTGTTGGACGTGTTGAAACTGGTATCCTCAAGCCTGGTATGGTTGTTACGTTCGGACCAACTGGACTGACCACTGAAGTTAAGTCTGTTGAAATGCACCACGAGTCTCTCCCAGAAGCTTTGCCCGGTGACAATGTTGGATTCAACGTCAAGAACGTTGCTGTCAAGGATCTCAAGCGTGGTTTTGTTGCCTCGAACTCCAAGGACGACCCTGCCAAGGAAGCTGCCAACTTCACATCTCAGGTTATCATCATGAACCACCCCGGTCAGATCGGTAATGGTTATGCTCCAGTCCTTGATTGCCACACCTCCCACATTGCTGTTAAGTTCGCTGAGATCCTCACCAAAATCGATCGTCGATCTGGTAAGGAGCTTGAGAAGGAGCCCAAGTTCTTGAAGAATGGAGATGCCGGTATGGTTAAGATGGTTCCAACCAAGCCCATGGTTGTGGAGACCTTCTCTTCATACCCACCATTGGGTCGTTTTGCTGTTCGTGATATGCGTCAAACCGTTGCTGTTGGTGTTATCAAGAGTGTGGAGAAGAAGGACCCAACAGGAGCCAAGGTCACCAAGTCCGCCGTGAAGAAGAAATAA